One stretch of Pyrenophora tritici-repentis strain M4 chromosome 4, whole genome shotgun sequence DNA includes these proteins:
- a CDS encoding RING finger protein has protein sequence MADFNTEDERIEELTILQSIYPELVIHDNDDDAYTAALELPVAPAKPLPITFQPGQHIEHFAHLPPIRLELVLPVEYPVHAPPTVKHISTSPSWLSDDLQHQLADEAQLLWNDYGGGMMLFAYISSLQEKIESVCGLTELTLPSSMRQELVEYSQRIEKDLFNKETFDCEVCLDPKKGSECYRMQCCAHVFCIACLQDYYNCCITEGEVSNVKCMSTECDGNGKKNRLLSPKELLQIPVARDQVERYANLRRKKKMEADQTIVYCPRQWCQGAMRTTKYPKITDVSLMDDAESEPEDEEKDPVPQVVAEPGSEPAPEKRKIGVVGMDRLRVCEDCTLAFCVVCLASWHGDFVRCERRDATQLTEQDQASLNFILAHTTSCPECNVPCEKNLGCNHITCRQCGAHFCYLCSAWLSPDNPYSHFGNPENVYCYRRLWEGAEGDGQPGDLPPAELWEREALRIQHEQ, from the coding sequence ATGGCCGATTTCAACACCGAAGACGAACGCATTGAAGAGCTCACTATCCTGCAATCCATCTACCCGGAGCTAGTCATTCATGATAATGACGACGATGCTTACACAGCCGCGCTTGAATTGCCTGTGGCGCCTGCGAAGCCGCTCCCTATCACTTTTCAGCCAGGCCAACACATCGAGCACTTCGCACACCTGCCACCTATTCGATTGGAGCTCGTGCTGCCTGTCGAATATCCCGTCCACGCACCACCTACCGTGAAGCACATCTCGACCTCGCCATCTTGGCTATCCGATGACCTCCAGCATCAGCTGGCCGACGAAGCGCAACTACTATGGAACGATTACGGCGGAGGCATGATGTTGTTCGCATACATCAGCTCTCTACAAGAGAAGATAGAGTCGGTATGTGGATTGACCGAGCTCACCCTGCCATCCAGCATGCGACAGGAGCTTGTAGAATACAGCCAGCGCATCGAGAAGGACCTGTTCAACAAGGAAACTTTTGACTGCGAGGTGTGTCTAGACCCCAAGAAAGGATCCGAGTGTTATCGCATGCAATGCTGTGCCCATGTTTTCTGCATCGCCTGCCTTCAGGACTACTACAACTGCTGCATAACCGAAGGCGAAGTCAGCAACGTCAAGTGCATGTCAACAGAGTGCGACGGTAATGGAAAGAAGAACCGATTATTGTCACCCAAAGAACTGCTTCAGATTCCCGTCGCACGCGACCAAGTCGAGCGATACGCGAATCTGCGacggaagaagaagatggaaGCCGACCAAACCATCGTCTACTGCCCCCGCCAATGGTGCCAAGGTGCCATGCGAACAACCAAATATCCCAAGATCACCGATGTGAGCCTGATGGACGACGCGGAATCTGAACCAGAGGACGAAGAAAAAGATCCCGTGCCACAAGTCGTCGCTGAACCTGGATCTGAACCGGCGCCTGAAAAGCGCAAGATTGGCGTAGTAGGCATGGACCGTCTGCGAGTTTGCGAAGACTGCACTCTGGCTTTTTGTGTCGTCTGTCTAGCTTCTTGGCATGGTGACTTTGTGCGCTGCGAGCGACGCGACGCCACGCAGCTCACAGAACAGGACCAGGCGTCGCTCAACTTCATTTTGGCACATACCACGTCATGTCCAGAATGCAACGTACCTTGCGAGAAGAACCTAGGCTGCAATCACATCACCTGCCGTCAGTGCGGGGCGCACTTTTGTTATCTCTGTTCTGCATGGCTTAGCCCGGACAACCCATATTCCCATTTTGGCAACCCTGAGAACGTGTATTGCTATCGGCGCCTGTGGGAAGGAGCTGAAGGCGATGGGCAGCCTGGTGACTTGCCGCCTGCTGAGCTTTGGGAACGAGAGGCTTTGCGTATTCAGCACGAGCAGTAG
- a CDS encoding DUF3632 multi-domain protein, producing MHHLRDSLLSPVPKGPSDITKPDEAANDRQGIRDSIARGELDNVRDAAFYNRTWIISERYCNGDGVDSLESYLHSTWYMYYQLSLHTSYETHAHDRLVLDIVRTQGMGPLTRPVSGYFGIDIARTVEGTLWNDLPFLVTDMTEFWTNDCAILSAAQRMSFSSFLAKLASTRVCKDRVCQIALLLFRSTFEETRCLCPPEASDEVVSDEENTRRTMRDLSLADLLPAACIWIKEAKYNIMQLSDVSWNDCPSTVGQGGLKFIESDLGKRSPTGFTPWRWMYWLKRLHEIKEEAQEAKEARLVEYAEDAIERMASGVKERNSGILRAYKDGGEVVLQDKHLSCLDPDRPIEEVEIV from the coding sequence ATGCACCACCTGCGAGATTCCCTACTAAGCCCCGTGCCAAAAGGCCCATCGGATATCACTAAACCCGACGAGGCTGCCAACGATCGACAGGGTATACGTGACTCCATTGCTCGTGGGGAACTCGACAACGTCCGAGATGCAGCTTTTTACAATCGAACCTGGATAATCAGCGAAAGATACTGTAATGGCGACGGAGTTGACTCTCTCGAAAGCTACCTTCATTCCACCTGGTACATGTACTACCAACTCAGCCTCCACACATCTTACGAAACACATGCGCACGACCGCCTGGTCCTCGATATTGTCCGCACCCAAGGCATGGGACCTTTAACCAGACCCGTATCCGGCTACTTCGGCATTGACATCGCCCGAACAGTCGAAGGCACACTCTGGAACGACCTCCCCTTCCTAGTCACCGACATGACTGAATTCTGGACAAACGACTGCGCTATCCTATCTGCAGCCCAGCGCATGAGCTTTTCCTCTTTCCTCGCCAAATTAGCCTCAACCCGCGTCTGCAAAGACCGAGTCTGCCAAATCGCCCTCTTACTCTTCCGCTCCACCTTTGAGGAAACACGCTGTCTCTGCCCCCCAGAAGCGTCAGATGAAGTAGTATCCGACGAGGAAAACACCCGCCGCACTATGCGCGACCTCAGTCTCGCAGACCTCCTCCCCGCAGCATGCATCTGGATCAAAGAAGCCAAATACAACATCATGCAGCTGTCCGATGTAAGCTGGAACGACTGCCCCAGCACCGTCGGCCAGGGAGGCCTGAAGTTCATCGAATCGGACCTAGGGAAGCGCTCACCGACGGGCTTTACCCCCTGGCGGTGGATGTATTGGCTCAAGCGCCTCCACGAGATCAAAGAGGAAGCACAGGAAGCAAAGGAAGCCCGTCTGGTGGAATATGCAGAAGACGCTATTGAGAGAATGGCTAGTGGAGTGAAGGAACGCAATTCGGGTATTCTGCGGGCGTACAAGGATGGCGGGGAGGTGGTGCTGCAGGATAAACATTTGAGTTGTTTGGATCCAGATAGGCCGATTGAGGAGGTGGAGATTGTTTGA
- a CDS encoding antifungal protein — MQFTTATLLFLTAITVVASPVESVPGDIRIKFDGKCTKSTDQCSFTRNGKTSISKCSTATAVNYRCTKDKNPCTYDDVDGKTRCT; from the exons ATGCAGTTCACCACAGCCaccctcctcttcctcaCCGCCATCACCGTGGTAGCATCCCCTGTTGAATCCGTCCCTGGCGACATCCGAATCAAGTTCGACGGG AAATGTACAAAATCCACCGATCAATGCAGTTTCACCCGCAACGGCAAGACTAGCATTTCTAAATGCTCTACTGCCACGGCTGTGAACTACAGG TGCACCAAAGATAAGAACCCTTGCACCTACGATGACGTTGATGGAAAGACTCGTTGCACCTAA
- a CDS encoding integral membrane protein has protein sequence MIFTRIISLVLRTAQWVFAVIVLGLTAYFISQNQDEKKGRRWRWDDWDEPMGRLIFAIVWSSLSVIFAIVWSIPTTTSITGFVSDIVFTGGWAAVFGLLVMYYNDTDCGDEWDWGRMSFSRRNSCGQWRAAQAFAFLSMIVWLATAVLGAFTTMRLKRRARAAAV, from the exons ATGATTTTCACACGCATCATCTCCCTCGTCCTCCGCACCGCCCAATGGGTCTTCGCCGTTATTGTCCTCGGCCTAACCGCATACTTCATCTCGCAAAACCAAGATGAGAAGAAGGGTCGCCGCTGGCGATGGGATGACTGGGACGAGCCTATGGGTCGTTTGATCTTCGCTATTGTCTGGTCTTCTCTCTCCGTCATCTTCGCCATTGTCTGGTCCATCCCCACCACCACTAGCATCACGGGTTTCGTTTCCGACATAG TCTTCACAGGCGGCTGGGCAGCAGTCTTTGGCCTCCTCGTCATGTACTACAACGACACCGACTGCGGTGATGAGTGGGACTGGGGCCGTATGTCTTTCAGCCGCAGGAACTCTTGCGGACAGTGGCGGGCGGCTCAGGCATTTGCATTTTTGAGCATGATTGTGTGGCTGGCTACTGCTGTGTTGGGTGCCTTTACCACGATGCGCCTCAAACGCCGTGCTAGGGCAGCTGCTGTGTAA